A single window of Myripristis murdjan chromosome 21, fMyrMur1.1, whole genome shotgun sequence DNA harbors:
- the LOC115379641 gene encoding sentrin-specific protease 7 isoform X4 gives MRVQRVQAGFEPGPPCRKPCLILTDVLKTEPGRAYLDGKRRDQTSGNGRRLSSLRSENSRRREEPLVCGERRSGLREAKHKVLPNTNKSDTPKRNQRTLSLSSERLRLRSRSEDAEQEDVKEEDKEVMEVIIGEDNGENDKNAEVVDCGLSLSWKPTADTGGDELSPASTKNDCPEPESDEQCSVQKRKRENAESHCNGTGTPTGHRGSVLRLSGEAGRDRGPAAKRLCPEERGEDSEVDHGILQLTVGGDDRTERGLSPVVSPRSEAPETRGVPRQSLSTSQDNPTQATPSEPIVLSSDDEEGSGIPRPCGPVFHTLVSVGETATQGQPSQEVEAEQQDVSHMQLVHVVVEDFPGTEASSFGPPPVHRADGSSMSMAFSVLHCGGFQAEANGALMITHQRVIIPLKDASGQVEVTLTLEPRELRRYSVWEQQELQALGLGYRGKEQPSPAALLLFYVSDTQAAAIQRDLCKLSLRQLGPTPMGPASPFVLLSLRDALEGVEGAVVYSILDIICLNNLTHQKSSVAPSLDSISMLEDIHSPALSLDQTLELIRITGLDPQLLSLLGVDSTDPESNTDQDGPQSDGENKNEPHSQLEFESQIESVPQLDTEPEQDTEPQLKPEEEKEKEPPAEEKSEEPAPIYTLCHRRTRGSYSVFLAKPDSSWTKYTHQGLARRLIQFPPPPLKGGITVTMEDLQCLDSGQFLNDVIIDFYLKYLLQNASAAVAERSHIFSSFFYKQLTRRDNASESGTSDSCQRQRRHQRVKTWTRHVDIFKKDFLFVPVNQEAHWYLVVICFPGLDEPQFEPWTGPGLQKGNRTGEAQAREEAQRCRSSHVVSEASPASNSSENMDKLTENAQEDSTKESPPGPPNCTEQTCQREVICKRPCILIMDSLKLSLHERVFKLLREYLQSEWEVRRGSVKDFSTEQMKNSHCRVPLQDNSSDCGLYLLQYVESFLKDPVVHFDLPLRLERWFPRQQVRRKRDEIRDLILNLYRYQNQENVVR, from the exons atgagggTCCAGAGGGTCCAGGCTGGATTCGAACCCGGGCCACCGTG CAGGAAGCCCTGCCTGATCCTCACGGACGTCTTGAAGACGGAGCCAGGCAGAGCTTATCTGGATGGGAAGAGGCGGGACCAGACATCAGGAAATGGAAGAAGGTTGTCAAGTCTGCGGAGCGAGAACAGTCGGAGGAGAGAGGAACCCCTGGTTTGTGGAGAGAGGAGGTCAGGTCTGAGAGAGGCCAAACACAAGGTTTTGCCAAATACGAACAAGAGTGATACTCCAAAACGCAACCAGAGGACCCTCTCGCTGTCTTCTGAGAG GTTAAGACTCAGGAGCAGGTCAGAGGATGCTGAGCAGGAAGATGTCAAGGAAGAGGACAAAGAAGTGATGGAGGTGATAATAGGCGAGGACAACGGAGAGAATGACAAAAATGCTGAGGTTGTAG ACTGTGGATTGTCACTGAGTTGGAAGCCCACCGCAGACACAGGAGGTGATGAGCTCTCTCCAGCTAGCACCAAGAATGATTGTCCAGAACCAGAAAGTGATGAACAATGCAGCGTG cagaagaggaaaagagagaatgcAGAGTCCCACTGCAATGGGACAGGCACACCCACAGGCCATCGAGGGAGTGTGCTTCGCCTCTCTGGGgaagcagggagagacagaggaccAGCTGCTAAACGCCTCTGTccagaagagaggggagaggattCAGAGGTGGACCATGGGATTTTGCAGCTCACTGTGGGGGGAGATGACAGAACAGAAAGGGGCCTCAGTCCAGTCGTCAGTCCTAGATCAGAGGCTCCAGAGACAAGAGGAGTACCAAGGCAGAGTCTGTCCACCAGCCAGGACAACCCAACCCAGGCCACTCCCTCTGAACCCA ttgttttgtccagtgatgatgaggagggcAGTGGCATTCCTCGGCCCTGCGGCCCAGTTTTCCACACACTGGTCAGTGTGGGAGAGACAGCGACACAGGGACAGCCTTCACAGGAAGTTGAGGCTGAACAGCAAGATGTGTCTCATATGCAG CTGGTGCATGTTGTGGTGGAAGACTTCCCTGGTACAGAGGCATCGAGCTTTGGGCCTCCTCCCGTCCACAGAGCAGACGGCTCATCTATGAGCATGGCCTTCTCTGTCCTGCACTGTGGGGGCTTCCAGGCGGAGGCTAACGGAGCGCTCATG aTAACACACCAAAGAGTCATCATACCATTGAAAG ATGCTAGCGGGCAGGTGGAAGTGACATTAACCCTGGAGCCCAGAGAGCTGAGGAGGTACAGTGTGtgggagcagcaggagctgcaggccCTTGGGCTGGGCTATAGAGGGAAGGAGCAGCCTtcccctgctgctctgctcctgTTTTATGTGTCAGACACTCAGGCTGCTGCTATCCAGAGAGACCTCTGCAAGCTGTCACTCAGACAGCTTGGACCCACACCCATGG GCCCGGCCAGCCCTTTTGTTCTGCTGAGCCTGAGAGATGCTCTGGAAGGAGTGGAAGGGGCAGTCGTTTACTCCATCCTGGACATTATCTGTCTCAACAACCTGACACATCAAAAATCCAGTGTTGCCCCCAGCTTAGATAGCATTAGCATGTTGGAGGACATCCACAGCCCTGCCCTGTCTCTGGACCAAACTTTGGAGCTGATCAGAATAACTGGGCTGGACCCCCAGCTGCTCTCCCTGTTGGGTGTCGACAGCACTGATCCTGAATCTAACACAGACCAGGACGGTCCACAGTCAGATGGAGAGAATAAGAATGAACCGCACAGCCAGCTGGAGTTTGAGTCTCAAATAGAATCAGTTCCACAGCTGGACACAGAGCCAGAGCAAGACACTGAGCCTCAACTCAaaccagaggaggagaaagagaaggaaccCCCTGCAGAG GAGAAGAGTGAGGAGCCCGCGCCCATATACACTCTGTGCCATCGCAGAACCAGAGGATCATACTCTGTATTCCTTGCTAAACCAGACTCCAGCTGGACCAAATATACACACCAGGGGCTGGCCCGCAG GTTGATCCAGTTTCCTCCTCCACCGCTGAAAGGTGGAATCACTGTGACAATGGAGGACCTGCAGTGCCTTGACAGTGGACAGTTCCTCAACGATGTCATCATCGATTTCTACCTCAA ATACCTGCTCCAAAatgcctctgctgctgtggctgaacGCTCCCACATCTTCAGCAGTTTCTTCTACAAGCAGCTGACGCGAAGGGATAATGCCAGCGAGAGCGGCACCAGCGACTC CTGTCAGAGGCAGAGGCGGCACCAAAGGGTGAAGACATGGACACGCCATGTTGACATCTTCAAAAAGGACTTCCTGTTTGTGCCTGTCAACCAGGA GGCTCATTGGTATTTAGTTGTCATTTGCTTTCCTGGCTTGGATGAGCCACAGTTTGAGCCCTGGACCGGCCCGGGTTTGCAGAAAGGAAACAGGACAGGCGAGGCCCAGGCTCGAGAGGAGGCCCAAAGGTGTAGAAGTTCACATGTTGTCTCGGAAGCATCACCGGCTTCAAACTCCAGTGAAAACATGGACAAACTGACTG AAAATGCTCAAGAGGATTCCACAAAAGAGTCTCCACCTGGCCCACCG AACTGCACGGAGCAGACATGCCAGAGGGAAGTTATTTGCAAGAG GCCCTGCATTCTTATCATGGACTCCCTCAAGCTCTCTCTCCATGAGCGAGTCTTCAAACTCTTAAGGGA GTACTTGCAGTCAGAATGGGAGGTCCGTCGAGGCTCGGTAAAGGACTTCAGTACAGAGCAGATGAAAAACTCACACTGCCGAGTTCCCCTTCAGGACAACAGCAGTGACTGCGGCCTCTACCTGCTGCAATATGTTGAGAGTTTTCTGAAG gACCCTGTGGTGCACTTTGACCTCCCTCTCCGTCTAGAACGCTGGTTTCCACGACAGCAGGTGCGGAGGAAACGAGATGAGATCAGAGATCTGATACTTAATCTTTATCGCTACCAGAACCAGGAAAATGTTGTCAGATAG